Proteins encoded within one genomic window of Haladaptatus sp. QDMS2:
- a CDS encoding ABC transporter ATP-binding protein produces MSETPAVRLAGITKRFPGVVANDNVDLTVEQGSVHALLGENGAGKTTLMNVLYGLYRPNEGAVSINGTPREFSSPRDAIDAGIGMIHQHFMLVDPMPVADNVVLGNEPRKWFGLSMDRQQAVAEVTELADRYGFDVDPTATLENVSVGEQQRVEILKALYRGADILILDEPTAVLTPQEVEELFTVFDELTAQGKTIIFISHKLGEAMEAADDITVLRDGKNVGSVDANATSREELAELMVGREVMLEVDKTAADPGEQILGVDDVHVRDDRGVPKLSALDFEVRAGEVFGIAGVDGNGQSELINAVTGLSSVDEGTIVYQGADITDMPRRERIAQGMSYIPEDRQESGVVMDYDLVQNAVLGNQHTEPFSRGGRIDWSYTAQHAGDIIDKYDVRPPDKRATAESLSGGNQQKFIVGREFERNPDFVVAAHPTRGVDVGSIEFIHDRLIDLRDDGTAVLLVSSKLEEVTQLSDRLAVMHDGEFMAIVDPDDVTEEDLGLLMAGEYPAGFDGGDQP; encoded by the coding sequence ATGAGTGAGACACCAGCAGTACGACTAGCCGGGATTACGAAGCGGTTTCCGGGCGTAGTTGCCAACGACAATGTCGACCTGACCGTCGAGCAGGGGAGCGTTCACGCGCTTCTCGGTGAGAACGGGGCCGGAAAGACGACCCTGATGAACGTTCTCTACGGGCTGTATCGACCGAATGAGGGGGCCGTCAGCATAAACGGCACGCCCCGCGAGTTCTCCTCCCCACGCGATGCCATCGACGCCGGCATCGGAATGATTCACCAGCACTTCATGCTGGTCGACCCGATGCCCGTCGCCGACAACGTCGTCCTCGGAAACGAGCCCAGAAAGTGGTTCGGGCTCTCGATGGACCGACAGCAGGCAGTCGCAGAGGTCACCGAACTCGCAGACAGATACGGCTTCGACGTAGACCCCACCGCGACGCTCGAGAACGTGAGCGTCGGAGAACAACAGCGCGTCGAGATTCTGAAGGCTCTCTACCGCGGCGCGGACATCCTCATTCTAGACGAACCGACGGCCGTCCTCACGCCACAGGAGGTAGAGGAACTGTTCACCGTGTTCGACGAACTGACCGCCCAGGGCAAGACGATTATCTTCATCTCGCACAAACTCGGCGAGGCAATGGAGGCCGCAGACGACATCACCGTCCTCCGCGACGGGAAGAACGTCGGCAGCGTGGACGCGAACGCGACCAGCCGCGAGGAACTCGCGGAACTGATGGTCGGCCGTGAGGTCATGCTCGAAGTCGACAAGACTGCTGCCGACCCGGGTGAGCAGATTCTCGGCGTCGACGACGTGCACGTTCGCGACGACCGCGGCGTCCCGAAACTCTCCGCCCTCGACTTCGAGGTGCGGGCGGGCGAGGTGTTCGGCATCGCCGGCGTGGACGGCAACGGTCAGTCGGAACTCATCAACGCCGTCACCGGGCTCTCGTCGGTCGACGAAGGAACCATCGTCTATCAGGGTGCGGACATCACCGACATGCCACGGCGCGAGCGCATCGCGCAGGGCATGTCCTACATCCCGGAGGACCGCCAGGAGAGCGGTGTCGTCATGGACTACGATCTCGTTCAGAACGCGGTCCTCGGCAACCAGCACACAGAACCGTTCTCGCGCGGCGGGCGAATCGACTGGTCGTACACGGCGCAACACGCAGGTGACATCATCGACAAGTACGACGTGCGACCGCCAGACAAGCGGGCGACCGCCGAGTCGCTCTCCGGTGGGAACCAGCAGAAGTTCATCGTCGGGCGCGAGTTCGAGCGCAACCCCGACTTCGTGGTCGCGGCCCACCCGACACGCGGCGTGGACGTCGGTTCCATCGAGTTCATCCACGACCGGCTCATCGACCTGCGAGACGACGGAACGGCGGTGTTGCTCGTCTCCTCGAAACTCGAAGAGGTCACGCAACTTTCTGACCGACTCGCGGTGATGCACGACGGTGAATTCATGGCAATCGTAGACCCAGACGACGTGACCGAAGAGGACCTCGGCTTGCTCATGGCAGGGGAGTACCCCGCCGGATTCGACGGAGGTGACCAGCCGTGA
- a CDS encoding type II/IV secretion system ATPase subunit: MAGQRPTDTDTHDAYEPESSALSQFQNWLSRASKMLSGSSLELENYDPNEDGPLVTYDGLDGWEEIDRYWVNAPFAFVTILFNPAANDHRYHVVEPDLSSVEARLLETLVDDIRDPLLYRKTGEHSPEDVLKDELRKRLEEYGVSVEMATFYRLFYYLYRSFLGYGKLDPVMHDPHVEDISCDGYDIPLFIYHDQQDNIETSISFQRDELDNFVIQLAQRSGQHISIGSPVVGTTLPDGSRAELVIGQEVTPRGSAFTIRRYAEDPLTPIDLINYGTFTLRQMAYLWLGIESGKSLIFAGGTASGKTTSMNAVSMFIPPRAKVLTIEDTHELALYHENWLSSVTRDRLDAGADITMFDLLRSALRHRPEYIIVGEVRGEEAMTLFQAMNTGHTTYSTMHADSVQTVINRLENEPINVPRQMVQSLDILCIQSLVRIDGERSRRNRTIAEIEGINQRTGELDYSTAYTWNPSTDTVTEGTSTVLDEIRDERGWSQAQLLSELRNRRRFLEHLREQGVSDYRQFTAEVNEYYADKAAVLARIDAEKAPAPSAE, translated from the coding sequence ATGGCAGGACAACGACCGACAGACACGGACACACACGACGCCTACGAACCCGAATCGAGTGCCCTGAGCCAGTTTCAAAACTGGCTGTCACGCGCTTCGAAGATGCTTTCCGGGTCGTCGCTCGAACTCGAAAACTACGACCCGAACGAGGATGGCCCGCTCGTCACCTACGACGGCCTGGATGGCTGGGAAGAAATCGACCGCTACTGGGTGAACGCTCCGTTCGCGTTCGTCACGATTCTGTTCAACCCGGCGGCGAACGACCACCGCTATCACGTCGTCGAACCCGACCTCTCGTCAGTCGAAGCGCGCCTGCTCGAAACGCTCGTCGACGACATCCGTGACCCGCTGCTGTACCGGAAGACCGGCGAACACTCGCCCGAAGACGTGCTGAAAGACGAACTGCGAAAACGCTTGGAGGAGTACGGCGTCTCCGTCGAGATGGCGACGTTCTACCGCCTCTTTTACTACCTCTATCGCTCGTTTCTGGGCTACGGAAAGCTCGACCCGGTCATGCACGACCCCCACGTAGAGGACATCTCGTGTGACGGGTACGACATCCCGCTGTTCATTTACCACGACCAACAGGACAACATCGAGACGAGCATCAGCTTCCAGCGCGACGAACTCGACAACTTCGTTATCCAACTCGCCCAGCGCTCGGGCCAGCACATCTCTATCGGGTCGCCGGTGGTGGGTACCACGCTCCCCGACGGCAGTCGTGCCGAACTCGTCATTGGCCAGGAGGTGACGCCGCGCGGTTCTGCGTTCACGATTCGGCGCTACGCCGAAGACCCGCTCACGCCCATCGACCTCATCAACTACGGGACGTTCACGCTCCGCCAGATGGCCTATCTGTGGCTCGGTATCGAGAGCGGCAAATCGCTCATCTTCGCTGGCGGGACGGCCTCCGGGAAGACCACCTCGATGAACGCCGTCTCGATGTTCATCCCGCCGCGAGCGAAGGTGCTCACCATCGAGGACACTCACGAACTCGCGCTGTACCACGAAAACTGGCTCTCCTCGGTCACCCGCGACCGACTGGACGCGGGAGCCGACATCACGATGTTCGACCTGTTGCGCTCTGCGTTGCGCCACCGCCCCGAGTACATCATCGTCGGCGAGGTGCGCGGCGAGGAGGCGATGACGCTGTTTCAGGCGATGAACACCGGCCACACCACCTACTCGACGATGCACGCAGACAGCGTCCAGACGGTCATCAACCGTCTCGAAAACGAACCCATCAACGTCCCCCGGCAGATGGTCCAGTCGCTCGACATACTCTGTATCCAGTCGCTCGTCAGAATCGACGGCGAGCGCTCGAGACGTAACCGGACCATCGCAGAGATAGAGGGAATTAACCAGCGAACCGGCGAACTCGACTACTCGACGGCGTACACCTGGAATCCGAGCACCGACACCGTCACCGAGGGGACGAGCACTGTGCTCGACGAGATACGCGACGAGCGCGGGTGGTCACAGGCGCAGTTGCTCTCGGAGCTCAGGAATCGGCGGCGCTTCCTCGAACACCTGCGCGAACAGGGGGTGTCCGACTACCGGCAGTTCACCGCGGAGGTCAACGAGTACTACGCCGACAAGGCAGCGGTTCTGGCGAGAATCGACGCCGAGAAGGCACCCGCCCCCTCGGCAGAATGA
- a CDS encoding type II secretion system F family protein — MMLKTLLSVAPLVGSVALLAMLVATPYSNWLDRLFTRLALATFGNYVQNVGNRLARRRTLQRAQIDIPYRVFASKTLLYSGTIAVVSAILGIYVAVFVLFVISVSSGLIVEQVPALGMLSRIPGVQIPEIRRFVVLFALSATAALLGGFVTYRLRWGVPAAHADGRERRIDESIARTVAFMYALSRGGMAFPKILRALRDNSSVYGESAEELAVATRDMDLLGADILTAIQRVSRRTPSTELKTFLENVSSVLQSGQHVPDFLREEYERRKQEAESRQSSFLELLAAFAEGYVSVLVVGPLFLITVLLIIGLVSGGTLLALQVVVYVLVPLATIAFILYLDRFTTATGGPRISHDSTTQPLAVTGVRTTRSPDAARPLTDGGYAHSPRDRELLAQLELYERFRTVARTLERPVQTVFERPFVLLYATMPLAALWVMIIIWPAVLGGTVAVAGLDDVLIQGVLFVIATFAIVWEVHARRRAAIENAIPELFERLASLNEAGISVVGGIEKIRQNDLGALDTEMTRIWHDINYGADVETALHRFEYRVRAPSVTRAVTLISNAIRASGDIAPVLRIAADEARSIQQLEEKREQEMMVYLIITYISFLVFLTIVYVMVSVFIPSIPSGDLVNSVGLAGQAAGITDAEKLQYEMIFFHAALLQGFFSGLVAGQMSEGTVRAGAKHATIMLLIAYGMFLVL, encoded by the coding sequence ATGATGCTCAAGACTCTGCTCTCCGTCGCGCCGCTGGTCGGCAGCGTCGCCCTCCTCGCGATGCTCGTGGCGACGCCCTACAGTAACTGGCTCGACCGCTTGTTCACGCGGCTCGCGCTCGCTACCTTCGGGAACTACGTCCAGAACGTCGGCAATCGGCTGGCACGACGCCGAACCCTCCAGCGGGCGCAAATCGACATCCCCTACCGGGTGTTCGCTTCGAAGACGCTGCTCTACAGTGGCACTATCGCCGTCGTGTCTGCGATTCTCGGGATTTACGTCGCCGTTTTCGTGCTCTTCGTCATCTCCGTGTCGAGTGGCCTCATCGTCGAACAGGTCCCTGCACTGGGGATGCTCAGCCGTATTCCCGGCGTGCAGATTCCCGAGATTCGGCGGTTCGTCGTCCTGTTCGCCCTCAGCGCCACCGCCGCGCTTCTCGGTGGATTCGTCACCTACCGCCTTCGCTGGGGTGTTCCCGCCGCCCACGCGGACGGCCGCGAGCGCAGAATCGACGAGAGCATCGCTCGGACCGTCGCGTTCATGTACGCCCTCTCTCGGGGTGGGATGGCGTTTCCGAAGATTCTGCGCGCGCTCAGAGACAACAGTTCGGTGTACGGCGAATCGGCGGAGGAGCTGGCCGTCGCGACCCGCGACATGGACCTGCTTGGCGCGGACATTCTCACTGCGATTCAGCGGGTGTCTCGCCGGACGCCGAGCACGGAGTTGAAGACGTTTCTGGAGAACGTTTCGAGCGTCCTGCAGAGCGGTCAGCACGTTCCCGACTTCCTCCGTGAAGAGTACGAACGGCGAAAGCAGGAAGCGGAGTCGCGACAGTCGTCGTTCCTCGAACTGCTCGCCGCGTTCGCGGAGGGGTACGTGTCGGTGCTGGTCGTCGGACCGCTGTTCCTAATTACCGTGTTGCTCATCATCGGTCTCGTGAGTGGCGGCACGCTGCTCGCTTTGCAGGTGGTCGTCTACGTCCTCGTCCCACTGGCGACGATAGCGTTCATCCTCTACCTCGACCGGTTTACCACCGCCACGGGCGGTCCACGCATCTCCCACGATTCGACCACCCAGCCGCTCGCCGTCACCGGCGTTCGAACGACCCGCTCACCCGACGCGGCCCGGCCACTGACCGACGGTGGCTACGCGCACTCGCCGCGCGACCGAGAACTCCTCGCGCAACTCGAACTGTACGAACGGTTCCGGACCGTCGCCCGGACCCTCGAACGTCCGGTACAGACCGTGTTCGAGCGGCCGTTCGTCCTCCTCTACGCGACGATGCCGCTCGCAGCGCTCTGGGTGATGATTATTATCTGGCCCGCAGTGCTCGGCGGCACGGTGGCCGTAGCCGGCCTCGACGACGTGTTGATACAGGGCGTATTGTTCGTAATCGCGACGTTTGCAATCGTCTGGGAGGTTCACGCCCGTCGGCGGGCCGCCATCGAGAACGCCATCCCCGAACTGTTCGAACGCCTCGCCAGCCTCAACGAGGCGGGCATCTCGGTCGTCGGTGGGATCGAAAAAATCCGCCAGAACGACCTTGGTGCGCTTGACACAGAGATGACGCGCATCTGGCACGACATCAACTACGGCGCGGACGTGGAGACGGCCCTCCATCGCTTCGAATACCGGGTGCGCGCACCGAGCGTGACCAGAGCGGTGACGCTCATCTCGAACGCCATTCGCGCGAGCGGTGACATCGCGCCCGTGCTCAGAATCGCCGCGGACGAGGCGCGGTCGATTCAGCAGTTAGAAGAAAAACGCGAACAGGAGATGATGGTTTACCTCATCATCACGTACATCTCGTTTCTCGTCTTCCTCACCATCGTCTACGTGATGGTGAGCGTGTTCATCCCGAGCATCCCGTCGGGCGACCTCGTCAACTCGGTGGGACTGGCCGGTCAGGCCGCCGGCATCACCGACGCAGAGAAACTGCAGTACGAGATGATTTTCTTCCACGCTGCGCTGTTACAGGGGTTCTTCTCGGGACTCGTCGCTGGCCAAATGAGCGAGGGGACGGTCAGGGCCGGTGCGAAACACGCCACCATCATGCTGCTCATCGCCTACGGGATGTTTCTCGTCCTCTGA
- a CDS encoding phosphopentomutase/phosphoglucosamine mutase, whose translation MELFGTAGIRGSARDRVTPSLALAVGRAAGDEHDEFVVARDGRETGPALAAAIEAGLESAGATVYRAGQLPTPALAFASQGRHGVMITASHNPPQDNGIKLFRDGVEYDRDAERRIEERVEAGQSPVEWDEWGTASAIEPLSAYCDAVVEYAKVMGEPLDGLKVAVDCGNGMSALATPQVLRELGAHVVTLNGNVDGRFPGRESKPTPETLADLRAFLADGDFAFGIGHDGDADRAVFLDGDGDIVHEDTVVAILAEHYVRASDVADSVVVTTPNASARIDERVREAGGRVERVRLGALHEGIASALDAGEDGTSVVFAAEPWKHIHTQFGGWIDGPASAAVFARLVAAHGLDALRKPVTERPYRKVSTECPDDRKAATMGQLAKTLPAAFPEATVDTEYGVRLEREDGSWVLVRPSGTEPYVRVYAESDDVDTLVSEVIEIVKTAVAGR comes from the coding sequence ATGGAACTATTCGGAACGGCGGGGATTCGCGGAAGTGCCCGCGACCGAGTAACGCCGTCGCTGGCGCTCGCAGTCGGCCGCGCCGCCGGTGACGAACACGACGAATTCGTCGTTGCGCGTGACGGCCGAGAGACGGGTCCCGCGCTCGCCGCCGCCATCGAGGCGGGTCTCGAAAGCGCGGGTGCGACCGTCTACCGGGCCGGACAACTCCCGACTCCGGCACTCGCGTTCGCCTCACAGGGCCGTCACGGCGTGATGATTACAGCGAGCCACAATCCGCCCCAGGACAACGGCATCAAACTCTTTCGTGACGGCGTCGAGTACGACCGTGACGCAGAGCGGCGCATCGAAGAGCGCGTCGAAGCGGGCCAGTCGCCGGTCGAGTGGGACGAGTGGGGCACCGCGAGCGCCATCGAACCCCTGTCGGCCTACTGTGACGCCGTCGTCGAATACGCGAAGGTGATGGGCGAGCCGCTCGACGGGCTCAAGGTCGCCGTCGATTGTGGCAACGGAATGTCCGCCCTCGCGACGCCGCAGGTGCTCCGCGAACTCGGTGCGCACGTCGTCACCCTGAACGGAAACGTGGACGGGCGCTTCCCGGGTCGCGAGAGCAAGCCAACGCCGGAGACGCTAGCCGACCTGCGGGCGTTCCTCGCTGACGGCGACTTCGCCTTCGGCATCGGGCACGACGGCGACGCCGACCGCGCCGTGTTTCTGGACGGCGACGGAGATATCGTCCACGAGGACACTGTCGTCGCCATCCTCGCAGAGCACTATGTCCGTGCGAGCGACGTCGCCGACTCAGTGGTCGTGACCACGCCGAACGCCTCCGCGCGCATCGACGAGCGTGTCCGCGAGGCCGGAGGCCGCGTCGAACGGGTTCGACTCGGCGCACTCCACGAGGGCATCGCGAGCGCACTCGACGCCGGCGAGGACGGGACGAGCGTCGTCTTCGCCGCAGAACCGTGGAAACACATCCACACGCAGTTCGGCGGCTGGATAGACGGCCCAGCGAGTGCGGCGGTGTTCGCCCGTCTCGTGGCGGCACACGGCCTCGACGCACTTCGCAAACCGGTCACAGAACGGCCGTACCGCAAGGTCAGCACTGAGTGCCCGGACGACCGGAAAGCTGCGACGATGGGCCAGCTGGCAAAGACGCTACCCGCGGCATTCCCCGAAGCGACGGTGGATACAGAATACGGCGTCCGCCTCGAACGAGAAGACGGGTCGTGGGTGCTCGTGCGCCCGAGCGGGACCGAGCCGTATGTCAGAGTGTACGCAGAAAGCGACGACGTAGACACCCTTGTTTCTGAGGTTATCGAAATCGTAAAAACGGCGGTTGCAGGGCGCTAA
- a CDS encoding DUF5793 family protein — protein MRRDYFGASFSNLDGGSPDDQPTLSISFTGPREKFDDRLSGRDDAPFDQDSIDVSFRLRNPLEADDTAGVLAVSNRTTGEFLLEVNVATEGVLRFIRAARRYGNLSDGDSNYTLVVDVGDDRIEMDKSTFLVYGHAGDLLHQHSLIPSGVEL, from the coding sequence ATGAGGCGTGACTATTTCGGGGCGTCATTTTCGAACCTCGATGGTGGGTCCCCAGACGACCAACCAACGCTCTCGATTTCCTTCACCGGACCCCGGGAGAAGTTCGACGACCGGCTCTCTGGCCGCGACGACGCGCCGTTCGACCAGGACAGCATCGACGTATCGTTCCGACTCAGAAATCCACTCGAAGCCGACGACACAGCGGGCGTGCTCGCCGTGTCGAACCGAACGACAGGCGAGTTCCTTCTCGAAGTGAACGTCGCGACGGAAGGGGTCCTCCGGTTCATCCGTGCGGCCCGTCGATACGGCAACCTGAGCGACGGCGACAGCAATTATACCCTCGTCGTGGACGTCGGGGACGACCGCATCGAGATGGACAAATCGACGTTCCTCGTTTACGGCCACGCGGGTGACCTCCTCCACCAGCACAGCCTCATTCCGAGCGGTGTCGAACTCTGA
- a CDS encoding ABC transporter permease, whose translation MTTASNLERIAISIAALVASILVGGVVVLVAGFVAQCSQPVLFFPGVGYSCYNPVSVYVELFLGPFSGPGVFGETLQQTTILLLTGLSVAIAFRAGLFNIGTQGQFVMGSMATAIVVPLLAPAVPANAVGALILIPLGLLAGALVGGLYGAIPGALKAYAEANEVITTIMLNFIATFLALLIVSTWFKDPNSTNNTQTAKVPDFAMLDSSVLPGDFSFIALALALALVATISWLLVKTAFGYDLRISGIQEGAAAYSGVSAKKMTVLSMALSGALGGIAGAVYILMVTGRWLPTAPAFGFDGITVSILAGNNPVGAIFAAFLFGILKVGRIAIDFNLDVPSQLVGVLRGLIILFVAMPEFFRMFGTRFNVGSDMAVTTDGGEDT comes from the coding sequence ATGACGACCGCCTCGAATCTCGAACGCATCGCCATCAGCATCGCCGCACTCGTCGCGTCGATTCTCGTCGGTGGCGTCGTCGTACTCGTCGCCGGGTTCGTCGCGCAGTGTTCTCAGCCGGTTCTGTTCTTCCCCGGCGTGGGCTATTCCTGTTACAACCCGGTCTCGGTGTACGTCGAACTCTTCCTCGGCCCGTTCTCTGGACCGGGCGTGTTCGGTGAAACGCTCCAGCAGACGACCATCCTCCTGCTCACGGGGCTGTCCGTGGCCATCGCGTTCCGCGCTGGCCTGTTCAACATCGGGACGCAGGGACAGTTCGTGATGGGGTCGATGGCGACGGCCATCGTCGTCCCACTGCTCGCGCCGGCTGTCCCAGCGAATGCCGTGGGTGCGCTCATCCTGATTCCGCTTGGTCTGCTCGCAGGCGCGCTCGTCGGCGGCCTGTACGGCGCGATTCCCGGCGCACTCAAGGCCTACGCAGAGGCAAACGAGGTCATCACGACCATCATGCTGAACTTCATCGCGACGTTCCTCGCCCTGCTCATCGTCTCGACGTGGTTCAAGGACCCGAACAGCACGAACAACACGCAGACGGCGAAGGTGCCGGACTTCGCGATGCTCGACTCCTCTGTGTTGCCGGGGGACTTCTCGTTCATCGCCCTCGCACTGGCGCTGGCGCTTGTCGCCACGATTAGCTGGCTGCTCGTGAAGACCGCGTTCGGCTACGACCTGCGAATAAGCGGCATCCAGGAGGGAGCGGCCGCCTACAGCGGTGTCAGCGCGAAGAAGATGACCGTGCTGTCGATGGCCCTCTCGGGGGCGCTCGGTGGCATCGCCGGAGCCGTCTACATTCTGATGGTGACCGGCCGCTGGCTGCCAACCGCGCCCGCGTTCGGCTTCGACGGCATCACCGTCTCCATCCTCGCAGGCAACAACCCCGTCGGGGCCATCTTCGCGGCGTTCCTCTTTGGCATCCTCAAGGTAGGTCGCATCGCAATCGACTTCAACCTCGACGTTCCCTCGCAGTTGGTGGGCGTCCTCCGGGGGCTCATCATCCTGTTCGTCGCCATGCCGGAGTTCTTCCGCATGTTCGGCACCCGCTTCAACGTCGGTTCTGACATGGCCGTCACGACCGACGGAGGTGAAGACACATGA
- a CDS encoding ABC transporter permease — MNRLNHLDTRSKVGLGALALFLLAVAVLAITAPETAGDVFGLIDGNLASAALRTAVPIAFAALGGLFAEKSGVINIGLEGLLIVSAFAGAASIALLTGDPGSASQSMVWVGFLIGVLASVLLSLLFAVVTIDLEADQIIAGLAVWLIALGLGPFAAQVLFSQFDSPSVSTLNTVAIPGLSQLPVVGPILFDANPTVYMLLVAVPASWYFLYHTAFGQWIRASGENPKALDTAGIDVRRVRYGSVLLSGALTGIGGAALSLVLVGKFTGGGATIVNGRGFIAITAYLFGNYNPVGAFGASLLFATLEALQFRLQILGIGIPKSLIQMIPFVLVIVVLALVGRTRLPAAAGEHYDSGED; from the coding sequence ATGAACCGACTGAACCATCTCGACACTCGCAGCAAAGTCGGGCTCGGCGCACTGGCACTGTTCTTGCTTGCGGTCGCCGTGCTCGCGATTACCGCCCCGGAGACCGCAGGCGACGTGTTCGGACTCATCGACGGCAATCTCGCTTCGGCCGCGCTCCGGACGGCGGTTCCAATCGCCTTCGCCGCTCTCGGTGGCCTGTTCGCTGAGAAGTCCGGCGTCATCAACATCGGACTGGAGGGCCTGCTCATCGTCTCGGCGTTCGCTGGGGCGGCGAGTATCGCCCTACTGACCGGCGACCCCGGATCCGCCTCCCAGAGCATGGTGTGGGTCGGTTTCCTCATCGGCGTGCTCGCGAGTGTCCTGCTCTCGCTGTTGTTCGCCGTGGTCACAATCGACTTAGAAGCCGACCAGATTATCGCCGGCCTCGCCGTCTGGCTCATCGCCCTCGGACTCGGCCCGTTCGCCGCACAGGTGTTGTTCAGCCAGTTCGACTCGCCGTCCGTCTCGACGCTGAACACGGTAGCGATTCCGGGGCTCTCGCAACTTCCGGTCGTCGGGCCGATTCTGTTCGACGCGAATCCGACGGTGTACATGCTGCTCGTCGCCGTGCCCGCTTCGTGGTACTTCCTGTATCACACCGCGTTCGGGCAGTGGATTCGCGCGAGCGGCGAGAACCCGAAGGCTCTCGACACCGCCGGCATCGACGTGCGCCGAGTGCGCTACGGCAGTGTCCTGCTCTCGGGTGCGCTCACGGGTATCGGCGGGGCGGCGCTCTCGCTCGTTCTCGTCGGGAAGTTCACCGGTGGCGGCGCGACCATCGTCAACGGTCGCGGCTTCATCGCGATTACCGCCTACCTGTTCGGGAACTACAACCCGGTCGGCGCGTTCGGGGCATCGCTGCTGTTCGCGACGCTCGAAGCCCTGCAGTTCCGCCTGCAGATTCTCGGCATCGGGATTCCGAAGTCGCTCATCCAGATGATTCCGTTCGTCCTCGTCATCGTCGTGCTCGCGCTCGTCGGACGCACGCGCCTGCCAGCGGCGGCCGGCGAGCACTACGATTCCGGCGAAGACTGA
- a CDS encoding BMP family ABC transporter substrate-binding protein, producing MPVDRRRFLKATGALGAVGLAGCTTNPNNDAGDNNNNNTGNGDGDGGEDPVNVGMVYATGGLGDKSFNDMAHQGVQQAAKEYNVEYQNAEPEEASQVGSLQKRFAQEGTFDLITGVGFVQKDGMVTNAQEFPDQNWILIDETAQTEDGKLLENVANYRFKEHQGSFQIGYLSALLSTQEFSAGESSTKPDQKSVGFVGGFEIPLIKKFLAGFQAGVAHYDDSIEVQSAYAGAFNDPATGKEIALSMYDNGADIVYHAAGGTGLGVFQAARQVGGFAMGVDADQSKSNAEYKDVILASMVKHVDLAVYESVEAVVNGNFKGGVENRLGLKEEGVEAVYGQELGSAIPEDVKSKLEESKQQIIDGEITVPSEL from the coding sequence ATGCCTGTCGACCGACGACGATTCCTCAAAGCAACGGGTGCACTCGGGGCAGTGGGCCTCGCTGGGTGTACGACAAATCCGAACAACGACGCGGGTGACAACAATAACAACAACACGGGCAACGGAGACGGCGACGGCGGCGAAGACCCCGTCAACGTTGGGATGGTCTACGCCACGGGCGGCCTCGGTGACAAGTCGTTCAACGACATGGCCCACCAGGGCGTCCAGCAGGCGGCAAAGGAATACAACGTCGAGTACCAGAACGCAGAGCCAGAAGAGGCCTCGCAGGTCGGGAGCCTCCAGAAGCGCTTCGCACAGGAAGGAACCTTCGACCTCATCACGGGCGTTGGCTTCGTCCAGAAAGACGGCATGGTCACGAACGCCCAGGAGTTCCCCGACCAGAACTGGATTCTCATCGACGAGACCGCTCAGACCGAGGACGGAAAACTCTTGGAGAACGTCGCAAACTACCGCTTCAAGGAACACCAGGGCTCGTTCCAGATTGGCTACCTCTCTGCACTGCTCTCCACCCAGGAGTTCAGCGCCGGTGAGAGTTCGACGAAACCAGACCAGAAGTCCGTCGGCTTCGTCGGCGGGTTCGAGATTCCGCTCATCAAGAAGTTCCTCGCTGGCTTCCAGGCTGGCGTCGCTCACTACGACGACAGCATCGAAGTCCAGTCCGCCTACGCGGGTGCGTTCAACGACCCTGCGACGGGGAAAGAGATCGCGCTCTCGATGTACGACAACGGTGCGGACATCGTCTACCACGCGGCCGGTGGCACGGGCCTCGGCGTCTTCCAGGCGGCCCGTCAGGTTGGTGGCTTCGCGATGGGCGTCGACGCAGACCAGTCGAAATCCAACGCGGAGTACAAGGACGTCATCCTCGCGAGCATGGTCAAGCACGTCGACCTCGCCGTCTACGAGTCGGTCGAGGCCGTCGTCAACGGTAACTTCAAAGGCGGCGTCGAGAACCGCCTCGGGCTCAAGGAAGAAGGTGTCGAGGCCGTCTACGGGCAGGAACTCGGCAGCGCCATCCCAGAGGACGTAAAGAGCAAGCTCGAAGAGAGCAAACAGCAGATCATCGACGGTGAGATTACGGTTCCGTCAGAGCTGTAA